DNA sequence from the Fusobacterium sp. DD2 genome:
GTGTGGAAAGTACACCTGAAGATATAGCTATAATGCGTGAAGCACTAGGCCTTAACCAGGGAGTATTTGAACGTTATATTCACTGGGGAAGAAATCTCCTGTCAGGAGATTTGGGAAATTCATTTAAATATGGAGAACCTGTTGCTCAGCTTATCAGGGAGAGGCTTCCGTTGACTTTGGAAGTAGCTATAATAACTGTTATATTGGTTGTTATTGTTTCAGTTCCTCTTTCATTTTCAATATATAGAATCAGAAATAGATATGCTAAAAAGGTAATCAACTTTGTAATTGGACTTTGTATATCTCTTCCATCTTTCTGGATAGGGATAATATCAATGTTTGTATTTGGTGTAACCTTAAGATGGTTTTCAATTGGATACAATAGAAGTTTTACATCTCTTCTTATGCCTTGTATAGTAATTGCAATACCTAATATAGGGGTGTTTACAAGTTATATGAGAAATAACCTGGATAAGGAATTGAGAGAGGAGTATATAAAATATCTATATGTAAATGGAGTAAAAAAATTCTGGTTGAATATCTATATTTTGAAAAACTCAATAATTCCTATTATTCCACTTTTAGGAATACTTATAATAGATCTGATTACAGGGGTAGTTATAGTTGAACAGATATTCTCTATTCCAGGAATAGGAAGACTTATGGTTACAGCAGTAGTAAATCGTGACCTTCCACTGGTACAGGGAATAATATTTTATACATCAGCAGTACTTGTAATTATAAATTTCTTGATAGATGTAATATATTCACTGTTAGATCCAAGAATTAGAGGTGAGAGATAATGAAAAAGAAATATTATTTTGGGCTTTTTATTATCTTTTTAATTCTTTGTATCTTCCGTTATCAGGACCCTTATGTTATGCATGATAACGCTATATTATGTGCTCCAAATTTTGAGCATATTCTAGGTTG
Encoded proteins:
- a CDS encoding ABC transporter permease, whose product is MYYIKKLFKMIFSIYLIGTISFLLLELIPGDPAMAILGVESTPEDIAIMREALGLNQGVFERYIHWGRNLLSGDLGNSFKYGEPVAQLIRERLPLTLEVAIITVILVVIVSVPLSFSIYRIRNRYAKKVINFVIGLCISLPSFWIGIISMFVFGVTLRWFSIGYNRSFTSLLMPCIVIAIPNIGVFTSYMRNNLDKELREEYIKYLYVNGVKKFWLNIYILKNSIIPIIPLLGILIIDLITGVVIVEQIFSIPGIGRLMVTAVVNRDLPLVQGIIFYTSAVLVIINFLIDVIYSLLDPRIRGER